In the Nomascus leucogenys isolate Asia chromosome 5, Asia_NLE_v1, whole genome shotgun sequence genome, one interval contains:
- the F10 gene encoding coagulation factor X isoform X1, with the protein MGHLLHLVLLSASLAGLLLPGESLFIRREQANNILARVTRANSFLEEMKKGNLERECMEETCSYEEAREVFEDSDKTNEFWNKYKDGDQCETSPCQNEGKCKDGLGEYTCTCLEGFEGKNCELFTRKLCSLDNGDCDQFCHEEQNSVVCSCARGYTLADNGKACIPTGPYPCGKQTLERRKRSVAQATNSSGEGPDSITWKPYDAADLDPTENPFDLLDFNQTQPETGDNNLVRIVGGRECKDGECPWQALLINEENEGFCGGTILSEFYILTAAHCLYQAKRFKVRVGDRNTEQEEGGEAVHEVEVVIKHNRFTKETYDFDIAVLRLKTPITFRMNVAPACLPERDWAESTLMTQKTGIVSGFGRTHEKGRQSTRLKMLEVPYVDRNSCKLSSSFIITQNMFCAGYHARQEDACQGDSGGPHVTRFKDTYFVTGIVSWGEGCARKGKYGIYTKVTAFLKWIDRSMKTRGLPKAESHAPEVITPSPLK; encoded by the exons TGTTCATCCGCAGGGAGCAGGCCAACAACATCCTGGCGAGGGTCACGAGGGCCAATTCCTTTCTTGAAGAGATGAAGAAAGGAAACCTCGAAAGAGAGTGCATGGAAGAGACCTGTTCATACGAAGAGGCCCGCGAGGTCTTTGAGGACAGCGACAAGACG aatgaATTCTGGAATAAATACAAAG ATGGTGACCAGTGTGAGACCAGTCCTTGCCAGAATGAGGGCAAATGTAAAGACGGCCTCGGGGAATACACCTGCACCTGTTTAGAAGGATTCGAAGGCAAAAACTGTGAATTAT TCACACGGAAGCTCTGCAGCCTGGACAACGGGGACTGTGACCAGTTCTGCCACGAGGAGCAGAACTCAGTGGTGTGCTCCTGCGCCCGCGGGTACACCCTGGCTGACAACGGCAAGGCCTGCATTCCCACAG GGCCCTACCCCTGTGGGAAACAGACCCTGGAACGCAGGAAGAGGTCAGTGGCCCAGGCCACCAACAGCAGCGGGGAAGGCCCTGACAGCATCACATGGAAGCCGTATGACGCAGCCGACCTGGACCCCACCGAGAACCCCTTCGACCTGCTTGACTTCAACCAGACGCAGCCCGAGACGGGTGACAACAACCTCGTCAGGATCGTGGGAGGCCGGGAATGCAAGGACGGGGAATGTCCCTGGCAG GCCCTGCTCATCAATGAGGAAAACGAGGGGTTCTGTGGTGGAACCATTCTGAGCGAGTTCTACATCCTCACGGCAGCCCACTGTCTCTACCAAGCCAAGAGATTCAAGGTGAGGGTAG GGGACCGGAACACAGAGCAGGAGGAGGGCGGCGAGGCGGTGCACGAGGTGGAAGTAGTCATCAAGCACAACCGGTTCACAAAGGAGACCTATGACTTCGACATCGCCGTGCTCCGGCTCAAGACCCCCATCACCTTCCGCATGAACGTGGCGCCCGCCTGCCTCCCCGAGCGCGACTGGGCCGAGTCCACGCTGATGACGCAGAAGACGGGGATTGTGAGCGGCTTCGGGCGCACCCACGAGAAGGGCCGGCAGTCCACCAGGCTCAAGATGCTGGAGGTGCCCTATGTGGATCGCAACAGCTGCAAGCTgtccagcagcttcatcatcaccCAGAACATGTTCTGTGCCGGCTACCACGCCAGGCAGGAGGACGCCTGCCAGGGGGACAGCGGGGGCCCCCACGTCACCCGCTTCAAGGACACCTACTTCGTGACAGGCATCGTCAGCTGGGGAGAGGGCTGTGCCCGGAAGGGGAAGTATGGGATCTACACCAAGGTCACCGCCTTCCTCAAGTGGATCGACAGGTCCATGAAAACCAGGGGCTTGCCCAAGGCCGAGAGCCATGCCCCGGAGGTCATAACGCCCTCTCCATTAAAGTGA
- the F10 gene encoding coagulation factor X isoform X3 — protein sequence MGHLLHLVLLSASLAGLLLPGESLFIRREQANNILARVTRANSFLEEMKKGNLERECMEETCSYEEAREVFEDSDKTNEFWNKYKDGDQCETSPCQNEGKCKDGLGEYTCTCLEGFEGKNCELFTRKLCSLDNGDCDQFCHEEQNSVVCSCARGYTLADNGKACIPTGPYPCGKQTLERRKRSVAQATNSSGEGPDSITWKPYDAADLDPTENPFDLLDFNQTQPETGDNNLVRIVGGRECKDGECPWQALLINEENEGFCGGTILSEFYILTAAHCLYQAKRFKGTGTQSRRRAARRCTRWK from the exons TGTTCATCCGCAGGGAGCAGGCCAACAACATCCTGGCGAGGGTCACGAGGGCCAATTCCTTTCTTGAAGAGATGAAGAAAGGAAACCTCGAAAGAGAGTGCATGGAAGAGACCTGTTCATACGAAGAGGCCCGCGAGGTCTTTGAGGACAGCGACAAGACG aatgaATTCTGGAATAAATACAAAG ATGGTGACCAGTGTGAGACCAGTCCTTGCCAGAATGAGGGCAAATGTAAAGACGGCCTCGGGGAATACACCTGCACCTGTTTAGAAGGATTCGAAGGCAAAAACTGTGAATTAT TCACACGGAAGCTCTGCAGCCTGGACAACGGGGACTGTGACCAGTTCTGCCACGAGGAGCAGAACTCAGTGGTGTGCTCCTGCGCCCGCGGGTACACCCTGGCTGACAACGGCAAGGCCTGCATTCCCACAG GGCCCTACCCCTGTGGGAAACAGACCCTGGAACGCAGGAAGAGGTCAGTGGCCCAGGCCACCAACAGCAGCGGGGAAGGCCCTGACAGCATCACATGGAAGCCGTATGACGCAGCCGACCTGGACCCCACCGAGAACCCCTTCGACCTGCTTGACTTCAACCAGACGCAGCCCGAGACGGGTGACAACAACCTCGTCAGGATCGTGGGAGGCCGGGAATGCAAGGACGGGGAATGTCCCTGGCAG GCCCTGCTCATCAATGAGGAAAACGAGGGGTTCTGTGGTGGAACCATTCTGAGCGAGTTCTACATCCTCACGGCAGCCCACTGTCTCTACCAAGCCAAGAGATTCAAG GGGACCGGAACACAGAGCAGGAGGAGGGCGGCGAGGCGGTGCACGAGGTGGAAGTAG
- the F10 gene encoding coagulation factor X isoform X2, translated as MGHLLHLVLLSASLAGLLLPGESLFIRREQANNILARVTRANSFLEEMKKGNLERECMEETCSYEEAREVFEDSDKTNEFWNKYKDGDQCETSPCQNEGKCKDGLGEYTCTCLEGFEGKNCELWPYPCGKQTLERRKRSVAQATNSSGEGPDSITWKPYDAADLDPTENPFDLLDFNQTQPETGDNNLVRIVGGRECKDGECPWQALLINEENEGFCGGTILSEFYILTAAHCLYQAKRFKVRVGDRNTEQEEGGEAVHEVEVVIKHNRFTKETYDFDIAVLRLKTPITFRMNVAPACLPERDWAESTLMTQKTGIVSGFGRTHEKGRQSTRLKMLEVPYVDRNSCKLSSSFIITQNMFCAGYHARQEDACQGDSGGPHVTRFKDTYFVTGIVSWGEGCARKGKYGIYTKVTAFLKWIDRSMKTRGLPKAESHAPEVITPSPLK; from the exons TGTTCATCCGCAGGGAGCAGGCCAACAACATCCTGGCGAGGGTCACGAGGGCCAATTCCTTTCTTGAAGAGATGAAGAAAGGAAACCTCGAAAGAGAGTGCATGGAAGAGACCTGTTCATACGAAGAGGCCCGCGAGGTCTTTGAGGACAGCGACAAGACG aatgaATTCTGGAATAAATACAAAG ATGGTGACCAGTGTGAGACCAGTCCTTGCCAGAATGAGGGCAAATGTAAAGACGGCCTCGGGGAATACACCTGCACCTGTTTAGAAGGATTCGAAGGCAAAAACTGTGAATTAT GGCCCTACCCCTGTGGGAAACAGACCCTGGAACGCAGGAAGAGGTCAGTGGCCCAGGCCACCAACAGCAGCGGGGAAGGCCCTGACAGCATCACATGGAAGCCGTATGACGCAGCCGACCTGGACCCCACCGAGAACCCCTTCGACCTGCTTGACTTCAACCAGACGCAGCCCGAGACGGGTGACAACAACCTCGTCAGGATCGTGGGAGGCCGGGAATGCAAGGACGGGGAATGTCCCTGGCAG GCCCTGCTCATCAATGAGGAAAACGAGGGGTTCTGTGGTGGAACCATTCTGAGCGAGTTCTACATCCTCACGGCAGCCCACTGTCTCTACCAAGCCAAGAGATTCAAGGTGAGGGTAG GGGACCGGAACACAGAGCAGGAGGAGGGCGGCGAGGCGGTGCACGAGGTGGAAGTAGTCATCAAGCACAACCGGTTCACAAAGGAGACCTATGACTTCGACATCGCCGTGCTCCGGCTCAAGACCCCCATCACCTTCCGCATGAACGTGGCGCCCGCCTGCCTCCCCGAGCGCGACTGGGCCGAGTCCACGCTGATGACGCAGAAGACGGGGATTGTGAGCGGCTTCGGGCGCACCCACGAGAAGGGCCGGCAGTCCACCAGGCTCAAGATGCTGGAGGTGCCCTATGTGGATCGCAACAGCTGCAAGCTgtccagcagcttcatcatcaccCAGAACATGTTCTGTGCCGGCTACCACGCCAGGCAGGAGGACGCCTGCCAGGGGGACAGCGGGGGCCCCCACGTCACCCGCTTCAAGGACACCTACTTCGTGACAGGCATCGTCAGCTGGGGAGAGGGCTGTGCCCGGAAGGGGAAGTATGGGATCTACACCAAGGTCACCGCCTTCCTCAAGTGGATCGACAGGTCCATGAAAACCAGGGGCTTGCCCAAGGCCGAGAGCCATGCCCCGGAGGTCATAACGCCCTCTCCATTAAAGTGA